The genomic stretch ACAAGTGAATGCACTTCGCTACTATGCTATATTCTAATTGCATTTTCGCTGTAGAATTACTATCAGTTGAGAGCATCTGGCAGGATAGACATGAAAACAGCCTTTCACCTCCCAGCACAGGAATAAAGACCCAAAATCAGTGAGAAGGAAAAACATCCCTTATTTTCTCCATTCGCAATGGCTAATAATCCCACACAAACTTGAAAGGGATGAAGTCCACTTCTCTTACACGCTGTAGGCTATGTAAAGCCACACATCACGCTAGGTAGACAGCCTCTTCAGTTCCATGCGTGGTCCTGTAGGTGTCACTCTACCACGCTGAGGGGAGGGCGTCTCGCCCGTCCGACAGAAGGTTAGCCAAGTCAGCGGTCTGTGGACCACATCGCCAAATCCTCTCTGCAGGACACAGCCGCTTTGACTGACACATAACAAGGGCTATTGTAACTCTCTTCaaggtaaaataaataaataaataaataaaaatttaaatcatGAGACGTCAACGTTTGTTTCACCCACTGTGGCTAGTGCTCGCACTCGAAATACAACCGCGAGACCCTCACCTGTAACGCGAATCACAGCAGGACCCAACCCACTCAATAATCAGACGCAGcgttataaatcactttgctTTATTTAAATCAGTGGTAGGCAGTTATGGTATGAcagggaagggaggggggaaaaTAAAACCTCCAGTGAAAACAACTGCCCTTGGTACTGGATGAACATTtatgttcggggggggggggggggggggtggagggaaaTAAAAAATGATTATATATACCGCACATGTAGGCCTTCTGTGTGTATCAGAGCCAAACGTAAATACCAGCTTACACAACCTCTCCACGTCCAATGGCACTAAGCTCATtacacccccaaggccctatgATTAACCTCAGAGGGGGTGGAGAATAAAGGCAGAGTGCCCACCcccctcacaccccccccccttttttccgAATCCTCTTTATTATCATTTAGAAACGGCAGTGCGAACCTCCACGTGGAAATGGTGGTGACGACAATACAGACTGACACATCCTAGAGGTCTACTCCAGATTATTCAgaatgataaaataaaaatttgaccaaaaaaaaaaaaacccccctccccacaccacctattaaaaaataaacttttcACGAAAAGTAACTGTCCTCACAGCAATTGATCGACACTTTTTTTTAACCTGAGTGGaaattgggattttttttttttttttaaaccaaaagGTTCCAGTTGATTCCAGTGAGCGTCGGCCTTAACTCTGACCACAACCACCCAAACACAATCTACCTGCAACCCACACACCCCAGACCCCAAATGCCAAGTAAACCCAATCCCCAGCGAAGCCTTGCCCACCCACTCATTGATGGCCATGTGGAGTATGCACACCTCCTGCAGCCGCCAGTGCTATAGGAggcaggaggagcaggagggcacGTGTACCCCTAccgttatttaatttggcttcatttaaatgattaagTTGTGTGTGTCCCCCCTCATAACGAGCCCCCTGCTACACTCTCGGCTGCCATGAACTCAGTGGGAGACTGATGACGATGATAATAGTGAGACAGTCAAAGTCTTGACTGGGACTTAAAAAcacgcacgtgcacacacacacacgcgcgcacacacacacacggcaggGTGGGGCCGAATGACGAGCGTGCCCAGTTCAGACCAGGCAAGGCCAGGAATAATGATGGTGAAATGTTTGGCGGTCGAATTCAGAAATGGCTATGTGGCAGAAAATAGAAACTTTCCCAGGAAAACCTTCACAAGGACtccacccctccacccccacagAACCAAACTCATCCAACCCCCCCCCGGGCCTCACTACCTCAAACTGACAGACGAGTGATTCTATAGGCGATAAAAAAAAagcagtttatatatatatatatatatatataaaaaaagtaatTGAACACAAACAGACGGGTGTACCATTGGTGGTgtcgtatgtgtgcgtgtgtgtctctgtgtgtgtggggggggggggggggggggggggggggtgtgagggaGCAGGTCAGGGCTTATCTGACCGTGACTCCCAGCTTCTCCAGCACCCGCACGCCCTTCTCCTGGTACTCCTCTCGTGTGAGCCAGAAGTTGTCCTTGTCCTTCATGATGTCAGCCAGTACCGCTCCCCCCAAGAACACCATGTGCTTGCGGCGAGGGGGGTCCTCGATTCGGATCTTGAATTTCTgtaagggggggtggggtgggcacgCGAATACACAAGCGCACACGTGCCGAGTgcgggggcagggtggggggggggagagagtggCATGGACACAATGGAAAAAGATTTATCCAAGTCCCACGATAACGCCAGAGGAAAACGGCGATTAAAAGACACCATATTATTCTGTCAACAAAGAGGGCAATTCTGCAATTTTACAGTGTCTGATCTCAAAGAAGCTTTAAATACCCCTTAGGTTTGCCCAAATAAAAAGTCAAACTGGCCAAAAGGTTGGATTATCCAGTGCAAATATAACAGGGACAGCCATTCCTCAAAAGGCCTTTTAGCCCGACGCCCACAGGGCTTCTACTGGCTTAAACAAGGCACCGATTAGTCACTTAGCATTCAAGTTCCTCGACATTAATACGCATTAATTTCCCATTAATACAGCAGTTTCTAACAATTCAAAGGACCCAGGCACCAAGGCTAATGTGAGGTCCCCCTGGCCAGATTTTGGGTACAGAGACATGGGACTGTCCTCCCCCCACGCAACACGTGCGCCCCAGCACGCTTTAAATTCATGCCAGATCCTTGTACGCCTGCGGAGCACATGTGCGTAAAGCAACAGGGTTGTTCTTTTCTCTATACCAGACTGCCAAAACTTTGTCTCCATCTGCTGGCCAGAGGTCCACACTGCAGCTTGCCGACACGCTAAACTCCACTGTATGTCGGCAGAGAGGCCTAACTCACCGACAGCTTGTCCACGTCACCCTTCAGCACGCGCTCCAAGTAGAGCTGCTTTAGCTCACGCTCCAGCCGTGAAGGAAGTCCAGGGTACATAGTGGAGCCACCTGACAGCACGATGTGTTTGTAGAACTCCGCCCTGCAAGTGAGAGAGGAGGTGGGAGACATGGTCACCCTCTTACATAGTGCAATCTTACACACACGGGCTGCCGAAACACAAACACAACTTCACAAGCACACAGGCCCACACACAGCTAACTGGGTAACAGACAATGTCCCAGTGAACcacaagagggggggggggggggggggggaaatcaccTGGTGTCGATGTCCGCCGCCTGGATGGTGTTGAAGAGCAACtcggccacacccacacccTCTACGTTGATGAGGTGGGGCTGGAAGAGGGCCTCGGGCGCCTCGAACCTCTCGCCGCCGACCTTGATGACCCTCCCGTCAGGGAGCTTAGGGGGTAGCAGAGCAAACGGATCACATGAAGGAGAGTGCAGGGAGATCAGTGTAGAGGAGCTCGTTATGCAACACGAATTCGATAACCGAGCTCACATTACAGGGCCTCAGGGAACGGAAACCAAGGGCTCATTACTCAACGAAACGGACCAAGTGTGCCCAGTTGGGGTCATAGTAATTAAAGGCCCAAATTTAGGTCCAAGCTAAAAAGATCAAATCCGACAAAAGACTCTACTGTTGCATTCTTTAGAAGTTTATTAATCTGTATTCTTTCACCAATAACTCACTGTACGAACAGATAAAAAGTGTGTATTTTGCACAAGTCAATAACTGTGCAGGCCTCATAATGCTCTCTCTGTGGCGTGAAACCACTAGGTCTTTTGGCCAGCAACGACGATAATGACTGAACGCACACCGAAGAAAGTGCCGGAAACATGGCGTGGGAGGGCATAAAGAGCCCATTGACGGCTGGACGTCTGAAGTCCGGGGTCGGAAACTGAAATCGGGGTCAGGGCATGCAGGACTGCGGGCGTGCAGGAAATGATGCGACGTGCCGCttagcctgcctgcctgctatAGGGCTGCCCTTGTTGGACCCTTTTTTCCCCACCTTGGAAAGAAAAGCACACTGAGGAGGGGTCACGGGGTCACTGGCTGTCAAAGGTCAAGCCACACCCAATGGGAGGTGGGGATTCCGAAATCATTAGAACTGTACCCTACACACAAGCTTAAGAAGGTTATGAAACGGATCCTCCACTCAGTTTATTTAAAAGATTTTCTGCATGCTGTTGGGGATGGACGTTGTTCTAGACCAACCGTGTAAGATTCCACCAGCACTGTGGTCTCCAGCGCCAGCTTCTGCTCTTGCTCGATGTTGTAGCCCACGTAGCAGAGCTTCTCCTTCATCATGCGCACCGTCTCAAAGTCGGCCGAGTGGTTGAAGGCGTAGCCCCTCAGCAACAACAGCTACGAAGGAGAGAGGGGTGAGCTTCGACGGCCGCTTCGGAGAGATTCCACGCCAGACGAGATGGTTGGCGGGCAGGACGGACGAgtacaggaggaggaggagagaacgGGCACCTTGATCAAGTAGCGGGTTATCCCTTCCAGCGATGTCCCAGCCGCCGGGTCAAGTGAGGCAGGGAGAAGCCCTCGTAAACGGGGCAGATGTGAGTTACACCATCGCCGGAGTCCACAACCACACCGGTCAGTAGACCTGGAAATGGGACGATGGCACGCTGAAGCACCGCAGGGCAGCCCCCACTAGCCAGACCTCCCCGCCAGCACCCCCTGCTCCTCGACCATTACTGACCACATGGCAGGTCAGCATGTTCCCAAAGACAGCTCACTTAGCCATCTGCACCAAATTATCAGCTTTTTGTGCTCGACAGTTGAGCCAAAACCACGACAACAACACAGGGCATCTCAACCCACCGCACGCGTCCATATCAGAGAGATGCTTCGGCCTTGACGCATCTCAGTGACGCCGATTGAGCTTAACCAAACCTGCCATGTTAGTGAACTACTATGAAACTGTCCGGGTTTGTCAAATGGAACCATCCACACAAAGAGTCCATTTGGCTACATAATATGTATTTTGTTTCAGATAGATTTTATGCTAGGTGAACTT from Brienomyrus brachyistius isolate T26 chromosome 3, BBRACH_0.4, whole genome shotgun sequence encodes the following:
- the LOC125738779 gene encoding LOW QUALITY PROTEIN: actin-related protein 2-A-like (The sequence of the model RefSeq protein was modified relative to this genomic sequence to represent the inferred CDS: inserted 2 bases in 1 codon; deleted 3 bases in 3 codons) encodes the protein MDNKGRKVVVCDNGTGFVKCGYAGSNFPEHIFPALVGRPIIRSTAKVGNIEIKNSKKMDLMVGEEASELRSMLEVNYPMENGIVRNWDDMKHLWDYTFGPEKLNIDSRNCKILLTEPPMNPTKNREKIIEVMFETYQFSGVYIAIQAVLTLYAQGLLTGVVVDSGDGVTHICPVYEGFSLPHLTRRLDIAGRDXTRYLIKLLLLRGYAFNHSADFETVRMMKEKLCYVGYNIEQEQKLALETTVLVESYTLPDGRVIKVGGERFEAPEALFQPHLINVEGVGVAELLFNTIQAADIDTRAEFYKHIVLSGGSTMYPGLPSRLERELKQLYLERVLKGDVDKLSKFKIRIEDPPRRKHMVFLGGAVLADIMKDKDNFWLTREEYQEKGVRVLEKLGVTVR